Part of the Drosophila kikkawai strain 14028-0561.14 chromosome 3L, DkikHiC1v2, whole genome shotgun sequence genome is shown below.
ctaaaatttctagtttaaaatttcaataaacatACATTCAACAATTTAGTCACATTTTTTATAATCtcattttcctgttttttaGCGCATACAAAATTCGGATTTGTGCGTAAACACTGGCATAATTCCCTTTCAAAATTTTGGGTTATTTTCGCAAATGATTTGGACTGGGCGTCGTCCCAAGGATGGCAGGATGCCTCGCATGCCAACCCGTGCCAGGCAGCCCGGTATGCCGCCATATGGaacagaaaaaggtgaaacgGAAGGACGGAGTAGGACGGTGCAGCCGGCTATTGTCGCTCAAGTGGAGCCTTGTGCTGGTGGGAAAACGCAGGGACAGCCGTCAACTGCACTGGCACTGGGCATAGATAAAGCAAATATGTAGAACTTGTTCCCCATTGTGGACCATTCCAGATGGAGACGGAGATGCCAGCAGAGTGGAGTGGGCAGCTCCGGACGCGAACGAGTGGGCGACAAGACATGACAAGGAGGTGCCGTCCAGAAAATGTGGGATAAGGTGGAATATAGTGGTGGGTCCAGGTGATGTTCCAGGCGGGGCGGCTCACACAATGCacgaaaaacaaacagaattgTCATGGGAAATATTTCACGGCGTTGCCAGTTCTGGGTTCTGGGTGAGGAGTCAAGTGCCCAAGATGTGCTCCCCATTTCCCCTCAAATCTCACATCTCTTTCCCGGCTCGGAATGTCTTTCAAAACGGTATCACGGGCACAAAACACTTTTCTTCTCgccacacacaacacaatATTTATAAGTTAAATGCTTCACTAAACAATAAGCCACAGCGGACAACTGGCTAGGAGTtttgcactgagagaaatcaGGCTGAGATGGTTCTAAGTACAATCTACAATAACTGGATACTTGTGTTTAAAGGAAATTTTGTCTCTGAAGGAAAATTTGTATAACAAATAAAGATCTTGAAaggttttatattattttccccTTAGTAATATTTGTTACATTTTCCCACctaatttttctttctctgcatTATCCAATCTCGGACGGGGACATGgtaaaaagaggaaaaaagtAAGTTGAAGGCGAGGCGATAATGAAACCAAAGACAAGCACATCGGACCAAGTCCAGAGGGCCTTGCCTTGGACCCTTCGAGTTGACAGGTTGTCCCTTGTTGCCCGATGACTCCCCACCAGCACCCTCGGGTGCCCTGCTCTGCTGGATTCCCATTTCGGTTCTGGGAAGTTCTCATCATCTCACTCTCTCTCGTGTTTGCCCATTCTGTTATCAACtattacaatatttttgtttaattgacAAACAGGTTTATCATTAACATTTTTCTCACTCACAACTCCCAGCTCCAACTCTGCGTTGGCGGCTGCCTTCTCTGGagtttcttgctttttttttttgggaaaacatTCCTGGAGTGGGGAAGCAGCGGCGCTTCAGTTGACGCTCCAACTGTTTTCCCACACTGATTTCTGATATTTCTGGACACCGTGAAGCAGCAGGGCAAACTGAACCACAATGGGATGATGTGAGAAGTGTACTAAATGGTCAATAAACAAGGGGGACCTTTCCTTTGCCAGGGGAATGTGTGACGACGTTGGGAAAAATTAATTGGGAATTGCAAGCCTTGTGGAGCAAATAGAAATAGATAGTGGAAAAATTCCAGTATatttcgtttaataaattaattattgtaaGGGGTTTTAACTTGTTATAATGAGCCATATGTGGACTTGTTCTGCTTTagattataaaatttttcctttttttttaacacaaCATCCtactaataatttaatttaatttctatacaTATTTTTCCCATTTAAAACCACATCCTCTTAATTTTTCACCACTGTGCAAGCCTCGTTTCAGTCACACATCAAACTTTAACAACTCAATCACGACAAAGTgtcgccaaaaaaaaaagaaaacagaagcGCAAGATAGAGGGCCCTCTATCTCTATCTAAATACTTTAAGAGGCATTCTGCTCCTATCCTTAGACCCAGCCTCGTCGTAAACCACTAAGTGGCAGCCAAGTTTTTGGGATTAAAAAAAGAGCTTCTGGCCGAAAGACTTGTGCTCGGTCTGGGCTTGTTTGCTTTTGGCGCTGCCgtgaaaatgcattttcccTTCGGCCCCTTTTTTACCAATTCAAAATACCCTGTGTGTGCCCGTTTTCTCACCTGTGGCGGAgtcggcggcggctgctgtcGATGCtcgttttaatttgtttgtttacatttcgcTGCCCCACCTGcaacctgcagcagcagcagcactggcggcggcggcggcaaagtTTGTTCCCAGCTCGCAAATGTTTGGAAATAGACGGAACGGGACGCTTGgtccactgctgctgctgctccgttGGGAGTACCGCGTGTGTTTTGGTGTTAACAACTCGACACTTCATTAATTGAAGTTGAAAAAGTGCAGCTATAAAAAGACTATTAAGTTTCAGGCCCACAACAATGGAACAGATCGGAAGAGAATAGAAAACACTGTTAAAAACCAATGGACAATTTGTAGAagtcaaattatttttgggaaTTCTAAAAGAAGTAAACCTTAAGCATATATTCAGAAAAAATAGTTGGGAATTTCAACTTGAAACTAAGCTTAAAGTAAGCTTCACCAAcaacccttttttttcttcaagtgcatCTCGTAGGAAAGAATCAAAGTGAACTTCGAGTGGCTGCAGTGTGCCCATCGAATGCACATAACATAAAATCTTCGACGATGGAGGGAACTATCCAAGCCTCTGAGTTCGCATTAGACGCAAATTTGATGGCTATTGAAAAGTTCAATGGTTTCCAGCATCTCGGAAGAATCTTTCCCCATCCCAAAATCTGAAAAGTGGCCCTCAATAGAGTGTGAGTCTTTGTTTACCCCATACTCACACTGAAGGGATTGCAAGTGGAAGAGGGAATGGGAGACACATCAGAAATCTGAAAATATCTGGGGTAATAGAGAAACCTAATGTGAGCATATCACAATTAAGAATTTGGCAAGAGATTTTCCAATGCATATTTCCAAATATTTAATGGAGAAAAAACCGTTGGGCAAGAGCCAGAACTTCAGGAGGGCCAAAAATCCCCAAACCCCCCCTTCCGATCCGATCGTCACACATAAATAGTTCATGGCAgtggccataaaaataaatctatatgCAAATGTGACTTCAGCTTAACATGCCACAGCGTCAGAGAGGGTGAGCTTGAGCCTAGCCAAAAATAGTGAAGGCAATTCCAAATATTTCGAACTTAAGTATACCCTTTAAAATAGAATGATTATGGGGCATATGTTATGAGGCTCAAAAAAACTACATAAAACATGTTCATATATTTTCGGGCTAAATAATCTgtagaatatattttcctaataCCGGGATATATTGGGATAACCTAGCCCTTATTAGAATTTACAAAGTCCAGATATCTTTGAAAAGTACTAAAAGtatcttaaattattaaatagaaattcataattcatatgTATAATGTACCATTCAATACCCTGTACAACTAGTTGTATCCCAAGACAGTCAAGGACTCTGAAATCCCTGGCGCAGAGGCGTCTGCAGCTTAAAGCCTCTCTCAGCAGCGACTTTGAATCTTTACAAAATGTGACAAGTTGCGGAATTATTTTTCGCAGAAGATGTTCTCCAACtccaactgcaactgcaactgcgattctgaatccgaatccgacTTCGTTCAGTTCTGTTCTGCGTGCAGATGAGCTGAGATTGATAAGCGGCAAGGAAGACCATGGATCCGCCTCGAGCTTTGTGGCTCTGTTCAGCGTTCAGCAGAGATGCAAGTGCCTAGATAACGCCAGCGATTTATGTGGAAGCTCCTGGGAGCTGGGAAGGCTGAGGTGCTTAGGTGCTCGCGATGACAACAATAGCATCCATCCAGAGCAGAGAATGTGCCGGCAATTTAGAGGCGATTACAACCGGCAATGGCATTTTAAGTGGCCATTGTCAAGGTGCGATCTGTGGGCGCGTGATAAGCGCCAGCTCCCTGCCGTGTGGGCGATCGGTTCCCCAAGGTGTGGGAGGTGTAAGCTGTGCTGAAGGAGCCACAGATGGACTTGAGAGGCCTAGGAAACTGGCAATAAAATCATTTGGGATTGGTTCCCGTAAAGACACATTTAATAGGGGAACCTCTGAGGATTCTaaaccatttattttttttttttttgatgtgacaaaaatttaaaacgcaGAAAGCGAACCGAGACCTTTACAGGGATCAGTCCTTGCACTTTTGACAACTGGGTCCCGGCGGTTCGATGGTCTTTGGCACATACGAGGGATCCCTCTTCTGGGCCACCTCCTCGTTCCACAGCTTATTGAGATAGTCCTCCAGCTTGGCCACAATGTCCTCTTCGCCCTGTGAACAGCTGGCAAAGGCCGACCCGCTCTCCCCTTCAGAGGTGGAGGGGGAGGTGCCTTGGCAAACGTTTGTGGCCTCGCTGCAGGAGTCGTGCTTGCAGTCGATGGGGCAGTGGTGGTTGTCCCAGTCCTCCGACGGTTCCAAGGTCTCCTCATAGCTGCTGTCCTTGGCACGGACCGGTGGCTCCTCGACGCGATACCACTTCACCTTGTACGAATCCTGGCCACACTCCCCAAACTGCTCGCCGGTCAGCTGGTCAATGTTGCACTCGCAGATCAGGAACGGCGAGTTGCACTGGTGGCACCGCGGCAGGTTCATTTCGTGGTTGATGATGGGTCGCGGCAGCTTCCTCTTCATCTTGACATCCTCGGCGTTCATCCGGGGCATCTGCAAGCCGCACATAATGCAGGGTTCCGGCATATCCGTACCCTCCGACAGGGTGATCTTCTGCATCGGCCTTTGGCCCGCCTTGGGATGACCGGGAACCTCCTGCTTGGAGCAGCCCTTGCACGGGCAGCCGGGCACCAGAAGCGGATCCGATCTGGCCGTCAT
Proteins encoded:
- the LOC108079030 gene encoding uncharacterized protein; the encoded protein is MEKFEKARKLQELAGVPSPALTRCCCNCKRKLDPYQLFDDNVEDIAKSLAQIMVICGIGTCKSRMARGIIKRAFVYHERLRTNCPPKPAPGTHLNREDLLQALRLKCEMEPVEAMLSYSIIKRAFKAFYHGKPPVTISNPIVDAMAVHTQKQAWMHAAYKTARIFDNYKAAFFWAHQHYERQINLVYTALYQRMTARSDPLLVPGCPCKGCSKQEVPGHPKAGQRPMQKITLSEGTDMPEPCIMCGLQMPRMNAEDVKMKRKLPRPIINHEMNLPRCHQCNSPFLICECNIDQLTGEQFGECGQDSYKVKWYRVEEPPVRAKDSSYEETLEPSEDWDNHHCPIDCKHDSCSEATNVCQGTSPSTSEGESGSAFASCSQGEEDIVAKLEDYLNKLWNEEVAQKRDPSYVPKTIEPPGPSCQKCKD